ACGTGGAAAAATCTAGAACTGCTCCACACCGCACTGTGTTTCTCTTACACAATATCCATGTGGGAATATTTGGGTTTTCTCTAATTGgaagaaaatcaaaacaaattgCTTCTCTATTTTTGGCCAAACTGGAGATAAAAGGCCGGTCTCGATTGAATGTCAATTACAGAATGAAAGATAATACAGAGCTGGGCCTGATCCTGAAATCTTCAATTGAAAAATTGAAGCCACATGTGAGTTTGGTGGCACCACAAATACTTTCCCACGCAGGAAAAACACAGCGCGGTTGCCAAAGCTGGGATTTACTGCACATAAAGCCTACGCGTACCTAGAGGGCGAAAGCCCAAATCTCTGCGTCGTTCAATAACATACAAGCGACTTTGACAAATCTCAATGTCCAATCCAAATCTTGATCATTTGTTCAGCTGCATGAAGAGCGAGACAAGCTGTTAATTCGACGAGTGGGAGTGAAACCAAACGTACGTGAGGTAAAGTTACTTCGTGAGAAGCCGGAACGCTCTTTTCACGCTTTACACCTCTCGCTCCTTACGAGAACCTAAGGCTCACAAAAACACCTCGTACCCCAGTACCGTAACCTCACAAGGACGCGCTGACACAAAAGACGGCTACCAGCACTCTGTGGCTTCAAACATCTCTCACTTTGAAGCAAACATCTTTGTTTTTCTCTCCTTTTCCCCCACCGCAGTCGAGAGCATCTTGAGATGGTGTATGATAGAACCACAAATAAGCCTAACGGTCTGCTTCATTCCCTGGCGACGCGTGCATGACTGCAGTAATGCGAGACGAGAATGTCGTGACAGAGTTCGTTTTGAAGACCACACACTGCTGATCGCTGCGAGGGCGATGGGGATACATTTAAGCCCCGACGGGAGATTGTAAACATGCATCTAAGACGAGGGGAATTAGCTTTTGTTTATAACGCCGTATTAATCGATGCCTCAGACGTTATCTTGCATCATCTCAGTTTCAAAAGCATTGAAACACATGACCTTTGGCCCATACTCACCTCTGCTAATGCGACCCACACACATGTTGTCGGGTGACACGACTTCCTGTTTGACTGAAAAATAGTCTCCCTGCAGTGGATTGAGAGGTGTGTCTCGCAGTATAACGTTTGGATACTCGCTCTCGTATTTGAGTGACAGCAGGTCTTCTGAGCTTATGGGGTGAAGGGTCTGGTAAGACTCTGTTATGAAGCTCGGCTCTGAGTATTCGGAAGGAGGGACGCACTGAGGATGCTCAATGCCATAGTCTGGAGGACAGGAAGATGAAGAGAAGACAAACTTGCATTTAAAAAGATGACAGTTCATAGTGACCAAAAGCTGTTTGCACCAGGATCATTacggttaaaaaataaatacattttatatttatttaaaatattttaaaatatttacatatttaattattatattatatatttagatatttaattgTTTGTACTCATTTCATGATGTTTTACACTAAAGTTAATTAACGGTTAAtatgcaaatataaaaatactggCAAATAATGATACTAATTTTAGTCCATAAAGGAGAAATTATTGGTTTTGATGTTGCTGCATCTAAACTAAATTTTAGTTTCTTCGTCACACAAAGACTTCATATGAATAAAGAACAGTCAtttgtagggctgtcaaacgattaatcgcgattaatcgcatacaaaataaaagtttgagtttgcctaatatatgtgtgagtactgtgtataattattatgcatatataaatacacacaaatgtatgtatatatttaagagaaatgtgttatttatgtagaaaatatttttatttatatataataaaaatgatatcaaatataaataaatacatatacttctcaaatatatacacatgaatgtgtttgtatttatatatacataataattatacacatatattaggcaaactcaaacttttattttgtatgcgattaatcgcgattaatcatttgacagccctagtcaTTTGAAACACTTTCATGGTGCTTTCTTGCTTGACCGCAACAACTCTTTCTGTATGGACAAGTCTATGTGAATGTCATTTGAATGGCATAAGGGTGAgttaataatgacagaaatttcatttctcCTTCCTTTAAGGAAGGTTTAACTGCCTTTACAGACAGATAATTTCCTATTATAGTCATGACAGAGGCGGCGAACGTGTACTCAGGTACTGATGACACAAACTGAAAGAAACGACAGATACTCACTGAAAAAGTAGTCTGAGGGGTAGCGGGATTCCTGGAAACTGGAGGTCAGACCGTTGACAGGGAAATGCTTCGGGTCttctgtgtgaaaaaaaaaaaacacacatcacTAAACCTATGCACACTTGCGAAGCCGAACCTGTTATATAACAGATTAGGTTGTGCGAGGCAATGCAACAGAAACTACTTTGATCTGCGTGTCAGGGTGGCGTTTACTTTACaggttttttaaaatgtgacacCTCTTATGTGCTTCCAGTGTTTGATTTGACAAATCACAGCGAAGATTATAAAATCTGGAATCTAGACTTTTTGCTGAAGTTGATTGACTGTACTGCTTATCTTACTATTTTGCAAAAGTTACTTTATAAATGATATTAAACTGTAAATTCTGACAGGATGAACTGCATTCTGAGTTTCGGATAcactcataaaaaaaataaacttgcaattctgaaaaatttcagtcaggattcagacctaatcatagcacagaaactgcactcgttaaaattacaaatgacttACTTTTAGCTTTTGACCAAGGCTGTATCTCAATACTAGTTTTACTTGATCTTAGTGCTGAGATAACGTCAGTAATTTATGGAGTGCTGCAAGGAtcagtgttaggccctctgttattttcaatatatatatgctgccacttggtaatattataagaaagcatgtaattagtttccactgttatgctgatgatactcagttatatatttcaacacaaccagatgAGATCTACAAATTATCCAAGCTGGCAGAGTATTAAAGATATAAAAATTGGATGACCTGAAATTTTATTCtgttaaattcagataagactgaggtattacttattggaccaaaaacctgaACACAGAATCTCTTAAAGTACAActtgcatttagaaggatgtactgttacttcATCCTCTACAGTTAAAGTCCTGGGTgatatattagacagcaactcgtccttcaaaaatcatttcatatgttacaaaaacagccgaaattgtgagtttatatctaacaattctgactttataactcacaattctgattttttaactcacaattgcatgttataaagtcataattacaagatataaccttacaattctgagaaaaaagtcagaattgcaagataaaaagtcgcaattacattttttttttattcagtggcggaaacaagcttatatattatatatatatatatatatatatatatatatatatatatatattatttaatttaaagttgcagtactaaaaaaaaactaaaacttaacTTTATaggcatatttaaaaaaaaaaaaaaaaatactaaaactttaattagtattaaaatgaaaacagaaaatatgaaaataaaatctagctaaaatattaacaaaaactatattaGTATTTAATTAATACTAAAATGACTGATTGAAGGCTGGTGTGTTTCATGGTAGTGCAGATGTTGAGGCGGTGAGGATGTCTACCTTTCTGCAGCATCTCTAAATGTTCCCAGAGGATGTCGCCCACAAAGTCCGGTGCCAGGTCCAGGAAGCGCTCTTTGCCCAATGCACAGAGATTGGCTCCGTCCATGCTGAACTTATGGAAGTCCACATTCTTCAGACTGAACTCATTTACCGTCCAGGTCAACCATTCTCTCACGTGTGCCTCTGTCCACTCACGGGGGTCTAGAGTAGCGAGAGTAAAAAGACATCTCAGTGTTACATGCATATGCAGATTGCATCATAAATTGCATGCTTATTTTTGTAATCGACTTCAGAAAATGTCTGGTAAGTAAGTATGCTATGCCTCAGAACTATAAACTGTCTAATATTGTGTACTAGTAATGCTGATGCATACAATATTTTAGTCGCAGGTCCGGTGGCTCATGGGAAATTATCAGTTGAGTTTGCTATACATTTGATGTCATGATGGGAGGAACTGAAATGGCTGTAATTTTAGCTCACAGACCAACTCTATCTCTGTCTCTGTTTCTCTTGACTGCGCACATGCTCACTGCGAACAGCTATTTCCAGACAGACGCAGACCTGACACAGACTTCAGCCACCCTAGACACAGCAAGCAAAGCCATCTTGTGGTCTGCCATAGTTTGGGATAGTTTGGGAAGCATAATTCATAACCTCTGCTGCTTCAGAGTACAATATGCCTATCtagcaagattttttttagagtgGCATCTGAAAAACAGCCTAGTGCTACAGAATACTGAGACAGAAacgatttccatttaattccctttcttcttctctctctaTCACTCCTTTCCTCCTCCAATTAATCTGATAAATAAGAACGAGTAGGAAAATATGTGTAATGTCGTTAACAGTCAGTGAGGTCACAGAAGTGTGTTTAAAAGGGAAAGTTcacttaaaaattaaacttctgtcattatttactcaccctgatgttTTTCCAAACCCGTAtaatctccttttgtgttccatggaagaaagaaagtcatacacgttgggaacagcatgagggtaagtaaataatgacagtactttcattttttaagtgaactttccctttaagagAGAGAGCTACAGAAATGAGCTAAGAAACATGGATATACGATTTACTCTAGACAGTTagagagcttttttttttttttcttttttttttttaaagatataagTGCTTTAGAGTTGGACCTTTAGGGATGGAGAGTCGCTGTTGTTCCCTGGTGAAGCCGCTGAAAGTGGCCAAAAGAGCCTGTGACATCATTTCTTTACTTCCTGGAGTCAGTAAAGGAACATCCGCACACTCCAGATCTGTTGGACCAAACAGAGACAAAATATGTCATCACCAATCACACACGTTCTCAAAACAGATGAATTGTTCTGATatactacatttaaaaaaaaaaattaaaaaaaataaggtaaaataatttacataaaaatttacaaaaaagaaattaaaaaaaaaaaaaatcaagctaataaaataaaaataaaaagtaaaataaagtaaaattaaattaaattaaattaaaacataaacaaataaataaaataacaaaaataaaatataaatatataacaataaaaaataaaatcaaaatttaatcaaattaaataaaataatataaatatataaaatataaaaataaaatgaaattaaataagttataaaattaaattaaataataaaataaaatataataaaatcaataaaataaaatgaaataaaataaaataaaatcaattaaaaataaaatctcagATGTAGACATCTGCAGCCTGAGTTTCAATTCCACAAAATCAGTCTCCAGAGGTAATATAAGTCAATCAGCGTACTGCAAGAGCTACATAATCACATacaggaaaaagaaaagaaaaaaagaaaaaacaccagcatccTCAGCATCACACAATTAAGTGTAGTTGTCCTACATGTCTGCTGGC
The Megalobrama amblycephala isolate DHTTF-2021 linkage group LG19, ASM1881202v1, whole genome shotgun sequence DNA segment above includes these coding regions:
- the ets1 gene encoding protein C-ets-1 isoform X8 codes for the protein MMSQALLATFSGFTREQQRLSIPKGDYTGLEKHQDPREWTEAHVREWLTWTVNEFSLKNVDFHKFSMDGANLCALGKERFLDLAPDFVGDILWEHLEMLQKEDPKHFPVNGLTSSFQESRYPSDYFFNYGIEHPQCVPPSEYSEPSFITESYQTLHPISSEDLLSLKYESEYPNVILRDTPLNPLQGDYFSVKQEVVSPDNMCVGRISRGKLGGQDSFESIDSFESCDRLTQSWSSQSSFNSLQRVPSYDSFDSEDYPTALHGHKPKGTFKDYVRERSDLSKDKPVIPAAALAGYTGSGPIQLWQFLLELLTDKSCQSFISWTGDGWEFKLSDPDEVARRWGKRKNKPKMNYEKLSRGLRYYYDKNIIHKTSGKRYVYRFVCDLKSLLGYTPEELHTMLDVKPDTDE
- the ets1 gene encoding protein C-ets-1 isoform X4, producing the protein MTAAVDIKPLTIIKSEKVDDLECADVPLLTPGSKEMMSQALLATFSGFTREQQRLSIPKGDYTGLEKHQDPREWTEAHVREWLTWTVNEFSLKNVDFHKFSMDGANLCALGKERFLDLAPDFVGDILWEHLEMLQKEDPKHFPVNGLTSSFQESRYPSDYFFNYGIEHPQCVPPSEYSEPSFITESYQTLHPISSEDLLSLKYESEYPNVILRDTPLNPLQGDYFSVKQEVVSPDNMCVGRISRGKLGGQDSFESIDSFESCDRLTQSWSSQSSFNSLQRVPSYDSFDSEDYPTALHGHKPKGTFKDYVRERSDLSKDKPVIPAAALAGYTGSGPIQLWQFLLELLTDKSCQSFISWTGDGWEFKLSDPDEVARRWGKRKNKPKMNYEKLSRGLRYYYDKNIIHKTSGKRYVYRFVCDLKSLLGYTPEELHTMLDVKPDTDE
- the ets1 gene encoding protein C-ets-1 isoform X9, whose product is MMSQALLATFSGFTREQQRLSIPKDPREWTEAHVREWLTWTVNEFSLKNVDFHKFSMDGANLCALGKERFLDLAPDFVGDILWEHLEMLQKEDPKHFPVNGLTSSFQESRYPSDYFFNYGIEHPQCVPPSEYSEPSFITESYQTLHPISSEDLLSLKYESEYPNVILRDTPLNPLQGDYFSVKQEVVSPDNMCVGRISRGKLGGQDSFESIDSFESCDRLTQSWSSQSSFNSLQRVPSYDSFDSEDYPTALHGHKPKGTFKDYVRERSDLSKDKPVIPAAALAGYTGSGPIQLWQFLLELLTDKSCQSFISWTGDGWEFKLSDPDEVARRWGKRKNKPKMNYEKLSRGLRYYYDKNIIHKTSGKRYVYRFVCDLKSLLGYTPEELHTMLDVKPDTDE